Below is a genomic region from Medicago truncatula cultivar Jemalong A17 chromosome 3, MtrunA17r5.0-ANR, whole genome shotgun sequence.
AGTTTTGCTACAACACTCGGTGGCCGACTCTGGCTTGATGAAGAAGACTGTTGTGGACTAGAGAATTTTTCATTCGAGGTGGAGGTGGCACCGTAAACGTTTCTCGATAGGTGGTTGGGTTTGGCCTCGGAGCTATAAGTGCGCCATGAACCTTCCTTACTATCCAGTGAATGCCTAGGAAACTCTTTTAGCTTTGGTGCAGATCTGATCGTCTCTCGCGATTCAAAAGATAAACGACTCGTTTCTCTTCCATCGTAAGCTAACCAAGGAGCATCCTTTGATATGGAATGCCAGTGTCCATCTTTTACTTCTTGCGATGATCTTGGATTTTCTCTAGTACTTTCTGCATAATGCCAAGGTGCATCTCTAAGTTTAGAAAGAACTCGGATAGACTCCTTTAGATCGATAGGCACACTTTGCTTTTCATCTATTTCAACTCCATAAGATCTATCAACATATTTTGACATCTGAAGAGGTCGCGGTGAATCCCTGTGCTTCATGGCATGAATGGTAGATTGCTCTTTGGCCATAGATTTTCCAGACGGTCCTCGAGGGTCCCTATACATAGAATCCTTCACTACATCACGCAGGTCGAGGGAGTGACGTCCGAAACGGGGAGAGATAGTTGGCTGGTTCATAAATGTCTCCCTTGAAGGGGTTTCATAGGAAGTCTCAACTTCAGCCTTAAAATCAAGAGAAGACACTGATGATGAACACGAAGAGAATGATGCTCTTGATGACTCCGTCGAAAGTCTTTGCTTTTCATTTAGTCCTCTGTTTAAACTTGTATCCTGCAATGAATTAACTATGCTTCATAAGCCAAGTTCCATGTATATGCTTGCGGATAAAAACAGAAACAAGATTCAGACGACTGAGTTTAAAGAAGTCAAGGATAAATAacgaaaatgattttaaagatTATTAAAACATTCCCAACCTTCTCCACATTTGTATCGAATGGAATTATATATGCCAAGAATAATATATCATACATTTGTATACTTGGTATTGTAACAAAATTTCACTGCTTCAATTAAAAGCCTAATTCACTCAATTTTGAACTGAAACAGtcaaaaatttgtcaaaattaaGGTAAAAGCAAGAATCTTACGGTTTCCATTGGTCGATGCTGCATACTATCAGAATCTCTTTCCAAGCTGCCATCACTGAAGTGCAAATTACCtatgaaaaccaaaaacatttAATGCAAAGTACTATAATGAAACTGAAAATATGACAAAAGTCAGAGTGATGCAATAACAGGAGCCTATAACACAACCAAAACAATCGCAACCATTTTATCACCGCGAGTTTGATACCAAATCTTGGAAAATCCCTATGAATGAACAATTGCAACTAACACTAATATGAGATTGGCAAAACTCAATTAGCAAAATTAACAGCTCAAATGATAAATCATTTCATGTGTTTGATTTTGCAgtgacaaaaattatttttgaatgaattcttttataaaattgattttggttacaAATGAGTTGACCGTAAAGTTATTTATGTTCCAATAAAATTGTGTGAAAGTGGGCTGATCGATAAATTCGAGGCTAAAAATCAATTGTACATACAAAAACTCCAAATTCTAGATTCACgttataatcaattttactcGACAACGTAACACAAGTTGATTTTGCATTTCcaaaagtgaaaccaaacatacacaaaGACTAACATTGGAGAAATAAGAGacagaaacaaaaattaacacaatttaGCAAACTTAATTGGTAAAACTAAACTAAGCATGTTACAATTAAGAGTAATACCAGAAGGAAGCCTCTTTTGACTAATCCGACGAGCCGTGAGCATCTGATTACGATCAAAGAGCTGAAAAATTCCAGTCATACAACCAATCTGCTTCTGCAGATCTTGATTGTCATCTGCTAAAGAATGCAGTAACTTTGCAGCCATCTCAAGTCAACTCTCTATTTCTTCACAAACTAAACTCAACCTCTCAATTCTCAACCACCAACCACAATCAACAACTACACTACAAACTCTTCATTCAAAATCTGTTTTGATCTATATTACTCCCTCAAAAGTCAAATCTACTTACACAAAACTACAAATTCCAAAACCCTTTTGTGTAAAGATTGTGTTTTTTCTCTTACTACTAACTTAACAacacaaaatccaaaatttcaacAAGCTCAAATGgatcaacaacataacaaaacaaaacccattttgcttaaacaaaaaatgaacCAACTTTCTCTTCTTTCATTCACCTCAAAACTTAGCAAAGACCTCAATTTTGTGTTATCATAAGCTACAAACAGAATGGAACAGTTTCCACAGTTTTGTAGTCacataaagagaaaaaaatgctGCAAAAATTGCAAAATAAACAATTTCTTGAAGCACTTAAAATCACTCACAAAAAACACCCTTTAACTGTATCGAATTCCATCAAATTCAACACAGATTTGGGCtatcaaaaacatataaaaaattgaaactttatgCTTTTCAAAGCCTTAAATTACTAGTAAAAAAATTGAgtcaaaatggtttttttttttcttcacttggTTTGAAGAAAAACCTTGTTAGGTTTCAGAAAAGAAACCAGACAATAAGGTGAATGGTAATGCACACAGATAATACAGTTAAGGAATGGAACCAAACAGCTTTTGAACAAAACACCAAAAGTGAAACCAATGTCAATGCAAAGAACACAACATAATGATATCTTAATGGAAGAGAAagaaattgttaatttttattttattttatttttggtttttatttggTGGGGTTTGTCATAAAAAAGTGCTAAACAATCTGGTTAGAGCTGTcataaaggtttttttttttatttttaataatatatgcaTGTATATTGTTTTATGACtttgttaattaattgtttAGAAAATATCCATTTTTATTTGGTCATATTTAGAtagacaaaaaattataaaaagataaacataatattattttaaaataattaaatgatatgtATTTTCATGTGAGTGTAATTAAACGGTGCGTCTAAATAATTATGACTGTAcaagtattttttattatttaaatatatttttatattatcaatcataattttcaaattgaaaGAGTTTTTATGCTTGATGCTTTGTTTATGTAATTGTTCTCATCCGGATTTTGTTATCGTGTTGGTGGTCGATCTATTCGCCGAAATTAAACCATAATTGTTCTTCGCAAATTTCTTTGTGGATGttcacttttaatattttttataatctgGTTTCGCGCTCATACACGGGTTCGCTGGATTGCGCTCatgattagtgaatttttattatgatatattaGGGTTGGTCCACGTGGTCTGATTTATCACGATATATCCTTATTTTACGTTTTACTTCAGTTAGGTCTAATGTCTCTCTGATCGctgtatctttttatttttatttaatatattttttctttcgtctaaaataaatcataattatttCTATGTCACGCATATATGATTGATGGTTTGTGATTTATTAATAGTGTAAAAACATTTACGTGGAGTGTATATCAAAAATTTTCTCAATTTGTTGGCACAAAGGtgttttttcaatatttaattttttatgaattagttgatttttttatggggaagaaagagaaagagggagAGAAATGTTTGTGTGGGTCATATGTTAACTAAGGTCTGGTGTCTCATAAGTCCATGTGAGATGAGGATGTGTGATTGTGGAGCTGTCTGCATGTGCATGTGACTTTGTCAGACAGATAGGGTGTAATGTTAAATGTTAGATAAATAATGGTGGGTGGAACTTATAAAGGAACTAACCgtgtgtatttaattttaattatggaACATTGAAGATTCattatgaataataaatttgtttagaaagttaattttagttaaaaagtGAGATAAATTTAATAGTGTTTATAGACAAGAGCTGGATCTACCTATTTAGTGAAACGGGTTAGACTTCAATATTTTGCGTTACTTAAGAGATTCTTTCAGTCGTGGATTCCTAAATTCCTTTAAAGAGTATTATACGgtgtagattttttttactacTAAACTAAAAAATGCATAATTAAAACTAAAGCAGAAAGATGAAagactaaaattttgaaaatagaatTGTTTGATTGTGtgtgttgaaatgaattgtacGATTCTTCTCGTTGTTTGTCCCACATTTGATTCGTTCTCCCCTATCTTGTtacattttccatttttcttatTCACATGTGCACAATTACCTCAGATCATGCGCCGTAAAAATAGATGTTCCAATtggtaattttataaatataacgCACAAGTAAAACGTTGAATTGTCAAGCTCCGTATATATTTGACTAATTCTAACATTCACGATCCGACATAAGTTGTAGTTGACTTGAGAAACATTTCttctatatttgattttttctagTTGGACTATTATTTATTAAGCGGTAGAGGAGATTCAGCTAAATCTAATTTAGATGTTtacaatgtttatatttttttttttgcaaaaaaaaaaaacataaaatattcgTAGGTGTTAACAAGTAAGTATAATAAGTTTCCTAAAAAGAGAAGTAAGTATAAtaagtaataaatattttattttcaggaaagtaaaaaatatatcttaaaaTGTTTAgcattttcttataatttgagatTAAAAAACTCCAAACATTTTGTTTATACATGGGACCAGATGGGAGGTATAAACTATAGTGTAAAATTCACCCACGTTTGACCAGCTCATGACAAAACAGGACTTGAAGGGTGTGTGTTCAATGCCAAAAATCAAGAAAGgtggattattttattttattttttgacaaagaagAGGGGATTATTTAAAGGGGAAGAAATTCGAGAAAATAGACAATtaccccttgaaattgtaactttcatcaattatttcctgatattaataaaacttcaattaccttcCTGAAATTGTacaatgttaatcaatttactccTTCCGTCAAATTCTTTTGTTAGTAAAcgtgacgttttgcaaatacccccctgaagttttgcactgatgtgcaaaatgccccccaaacttaaaaatttatatatattttttcttattattgactcaaaagatatcaaagataaacagttaacagttaactttaataCTTTAAACTCTACAATATTACAATCcaatattataattaacattTAGATCGTTTAGATGTGTATCTTGAATTGATATACATTCAAGATGATTATGGTGATATCACAAGGACATTTGCCAACAACATGGCTTCGAGTAAGGAGGTGAACACAACAATGGGAGACATGGAGATTATAATGCCTACGAGTGTATCCATGGAGAAGATGCAGGccaagttgatgatgatgagaatggGATTATATGTATCAATGGAGGAAGATGGAGGTGAagtagatgatgatgatgagaataACCAATTCAAAATATCTCAAGTTTTAGGACATTCATCTGAAATTACATTAAAGAGATCACAGGTTAAGGTTGGTATGAATTTTGAGTTTAGAACAATTATAAGTATCATGACTTAATATCTACTTAACTTTGTTTTGCATTAAATTGCTCCAAGATAGAGTAACTTGTGGCTGCCAAATGACCATAAATGCACATGAGTATATTATTTCATCTGCTGttatatttccttttctttatgTGTATGTTTTTTATGTATAAGTGTGAGATATTGCAAGATTAGTTAAAACTAAcggttaattaattatttgtctttaatatcttttaagttaagataagaaaaaaaatatatataaattttcaagttcaagGGGCAATTTgtacataagtgcaaaactttaaGGGGGTGTTTGCAAAACgccatgttgactaacagaagaatttgacggaggaggtaaattgattaaagttgtgcaatttcagaggGATATTTaaggttttgttaatttcaggggggtaattgcctatttactcgaAAAAATTCATGTAAACGGAaatctaatgttttttttaaggaaaatataatgttaattatctatttattattttggattAGATATGTTCTTGATCcttgtataaatattataacGCTTTGTTTTAGTCACACTAAAATTTATCTTCGATTTTTAGTCTCTCAAAAATTTCTCATAGCCACATTTAATCTTTACTTTTAAATGAGATCATGTGCACtctctaatttttaaatgagtaTTTGCAGGAATGTAtaatacattataaaaatatctctcaaaaaagttataattttttaacaaaacatgaattaaatatcaatttttaatggccaaaaacataaaaattcaaatgtaattcatgttttattaaaaaaaaatctaatatttttggaggaatttttataatattgaaaGCTTCAATTTTTAAGTATGATCACTTTCTGCACAAGGAGAACTCACCAAACTAAcactctaaaatatattttcttactGCTCAGTATCTACTAACTATCTATTAAAATACATGTCATATGAATCTCCAATTATGCCCTTAggaggggcaatttggtaatccAATAAGTCTTTAAAATTTGGGCGAGTGTCACCTCTTCAGTATTTGGTCTATTTATATGTAGCATTCCCAATATTTCTCTCCCATAATACACCTACTTCATCATCCATCGTACCTGGAGAGCTATTTCATCCAAAAACATTGTTTCAGTTTCTTCTTCATCACTGGTACcgtttgtattgttttcatcGATCTGAGAGCATGTGTAGTTTATATTGAATGAGTTTTCTGCATTTTGGGGTGTATTTTCTGTTGGAATTAATTGAATTGACTAGTTTTAGGGTTTTGCTGTAATTTGGAATTCAAATTATAGTTGACTCATATCCTTGTATATCTTTCCATTTATTTCTTGTagttatgttttcattttttatctcCTATAATCATGGAGGAAACCTTGTATATATTCCCTACTTTCATATCAATGAAATACACTAGTATACCCTTTTCTtttacatggtatcagagccgacTCCAATTACCTTTCATTTCTAGGAATTGGAGATTAGCTTCTGAgtaagaaaatggtgaatggatCAGATAAATCAGATTATgctcaaaaatcaaattatgcTCCACATACACATGATTTGTATTCATCCCTCACACCTGAACGTCTTGATGGCACAAACTATACATAATGGGCTCTAAATGCAGAAAACAAGATCAGAGGTCGTAAGCATTGGGGTTACATCTCTGGAAAGAAGGTCGCACCTGCAACGAAAACCTCTGATGAATATGAAACTTGGGAAGATGAGAATTGTTTGGTCAAGTCTTGGCTTCTGGATGCAATGACAAAAGATGTTAAGTCGCTTTTCATCCGGTTACCTACACCCAAGAAGATCTGGGAATCGGTCAAGGAGACTTACTTTGTCAATCAAGATGCATCAAAGGCATATCAGCTTTATTGTGAGGTAATATCTATTAAACAAGATGGTGGATCCGTTGTTACTTACTTTGCAAAATTACAGAAACTGTGGCAGGAAATTGATGCGATTGAAGATTGTACCATGGTGTGCAATAAAGATGTTGAGACATATACCAACAAACTGAATGCGCAACGTGTATACATATTCCTAGCAGGACTTGATTCACACTTGGATGGGGTACGTGGTTGAATTCTTGCAACCATACCACTACCAGGTATACAAACTGTGTATGCAAATGTCTGTGTTGGGGCGAATCGCCAAGAAGACATGCTTTGTACAACACAAAGTGAAGGTGCTGCAATGGCTATGAAAAAGCCATTTAATTCCAATAAAGGAAACCGCAAATGTACACACGGTAATGGAAACAACCATACCGCATATACTTGTTTTAAGATACATGG
It encodes:
- the LOC112420057 gene encoding uncharacterized protein, giving the protein MASSKEVNTTMGDMEIIMPTSVSMEKMQAKLMMMRMGLYVSMEEDGGEVDDDDENNQFKISQVLGHSSEITLKRSQVKVENKIRGRKHWGYISGKKVAPATKTSDEYETWEDENCLVKSWLLDAMTKDVKSLFIRLPTPKKIWESVKETYFVNQDASKAYQLYCEVISIKQDGGSVVTYFAKLQKLWQEIDAIEDCTMVCNKDVETYTNKLNAQRVYIFLAGLDSHLDGVRG